In Ctenopharyngodon idella isolate HZGC_01 chromosome 2, HZGC01, whole genome shotgun sequence, the following are encoded in one genomic region:
- the LOC127505094 gene encoding complement factor D-like codes for MTIIIISLLLLASLLPHLTFTAHVNVGIVNGREAIPHSRPYMVSLQKNGQHHCGGFLISDQYVLTAAHCSTRFELTVVVGAHDLRNSKRSDHIKVKSTIPHPNYNTSTDENDIMLLKLKKKVKLKKEVRKISLPKKDEDIKAGTLCAVAGWGSMKTNGQGTSNCLMEANTTVLNQAECKKKWEHEFFEQQMICVHGHGGTCKGDSGGPLVCGETAVGVTSFGGHLCNSHNSPNVYTKISAYINWINNVIGNVNRLHGN; via the exons AtgaccatcatcatcatctctctGCTCCTGCTGGCCTCTCTGCTGCCACACCTGACCTTCACTG ctcaTGTGAATGTGGGTATAGTGAATGGGAGAGAAGCCATACCCCATTCCAGGCCTTACATGgtttctcttcagaaaaatgGGCAACATCACTGTGGTGGATTTCTCATTTCTGATCAGTATGTCTTGACTGCTGCACATTGCTCGACTAG ATTTGAGTTGACGGTTGTGGTTGGTGCTCATGACTTGAGGAACAGCAAGAGATCAGATCACATCAAAGTGAAGTCCACCATCCCACATCCAAACTATAATACCAGTACTGATGAGAATGACATCATGCTTTTGAAG ctaaagaaaaaagtcaaactaaaaaaagaagTTAGAAAGATATCATTACCAAAGAAAGATGAAGACATCAAAGCAGGTACTCTCTGTGCTGTTGCCGGCTGGGGAAGCATGAAGACCAATGGCCAAGGCACAAGCAATTGTCTAATGGAGGCAAACACGACTGTATTAAATCAGGCAGAATGTAAGAAAAAATGGGAACATGAATTTTTTGAACAACAGATGATCTGTGTACATGGCCATGGTGGAACCTGCAAA GGGGATTCAGGAGGTCCTTTGGTTTGTGGAGAAACTGCTGTTGGTGTCACATCTTTTGGTGGCCATCTCTGCAATTCACATAACAGTCCTAATGTGTATACTAAGATTTCAGCATATATCAACTGGATCAACAATGTAATTGGAAATGTTAATAGACTTCATGGAAACTAA